In Thiomonas arsenitoxydans, the genomic stretch TGACCTTTGGCACCCGCGTGCGCACCAAGGCCGAGCAGGCCGCGCGCATGCTGCTGCTGGCCTGCGCCGCGCAGACCCTCGCGGCCGAAGGCGCCACGGGTGCTGTGGGGCTGAGCCTATGGCGCGGGCCGGTGCGCAGCGCAGAACTCGGGCGCGGTCTGCTCGCGGTACAGCGCCTTGCCCAGCGTTTGCAGCAGGAACGCATCGAAGCGCTGCAGCCCGATCACCTCGCCGAAGCGCCTGAAACCGCAGCCGCAGTTTTCGCCGCCTGGGCGCAGCGCCTGGCGCGCACCCTGCCCGAAGGCGCGCGCGTGCTGCTCGCCAGCGACGGTGCGGGCTGGGACGCTCCCGACATCGACGCCGCGCTCTGGACGCTGCGCAGCCGCGCCGAGGTACTGCTGCTGCGCGTGACCGATCCGGTCGAGGCGGGCCTGCCTGCAGACGCTGCGCTGGACGGTGCCGTCTTCGTCGATCTGGCGCGCCAGCAATCCGGCCCCTGGCCCGATGCGGCAGCCCGCGCCGCTTTTTCGCAGCGCGCTGCGCAGCACCGAACCGCCCTGTTGGCCCGCTGGCGCGCCCGCGGCCTGCGCTGCATAGCCGCCGGAGTCGATCAGAGCGATGCCGCCGTGCTGCGGGCACTGCGCGTGGCGGGGCTGTGATGGATCGACTAGCCGCACTCGCCGACATTCTTCCCCCGCTGCCGCCAGCGCCCCTGCCGCCCGCGCCGTGGTGGCAGACGCCGCTGCCGTGGCTGGCGCTGGTCTTTGCGCTGGCGCTGTGTGTCTGGGTGCTGCTGGGCTGGCGGCGTGGTCGGGTGTGGCGGCTGCTGCGGGCGCAGGCTCGCGCAGTGTTGCAACGCGAAACGCAAGGGCCGCAGACCTCGCAGTTGACGACGGAACTGACAACGCAGTTGGCGACCCATCTAGCCGCGCAATTACGCCTCGCCTTGCCGGAGGCCGGTTGGCCGCAGCCCCTGCGCACCGCCTTCGACGCCCTGCGCTTTGCCCCGGCCAGCGCAGAAACGTCGATCACCCTGAAAGCCGCCGCGCAGACGCTCGAATCCGCCGCCACCCAAGCCCTGCGCGCCGCCTGGTGGGGCAGAGCGCGCGC encodes the following:
- a CDS encoding DUF58 domain-containing protein; translated protein: MFAMWRREARDRDVPQASRPLLLAADAAALIARARGLRLAAATQPVSQRAAGDSLSRWTGRGLDYAESRAYQPGDDLRDLHWRLLARTGKPYVKVHREEHAPALHLLLDLRPGMTFGTRVRTKAEQAARMLLLACAAQTLAAEGATGAVGLSLWRGPVRSAELGRGLLAVQRLAQRLQQERIEALQPDHLAEAPETAAAVFAAWAQRLARTLPEGARVLLASDGAGWDAPDIDAALWTLRSRAEVLLLRVTDPVEAGLPADAALDGAVFVDLARQQSGPWPDAAARAAFSQRAAQHRTALLARWRARGLRCIAAGVDQSDAAVLRALRVAGL